A portion of the Granulosicoccus antarcticus IMCC3135 genome contains these proteins:
- a CDS encoding HAD family hydrolase, with translation MLNNLILDIGNVICDWNPDGLVASAFQVPAEQQEALSVTVGNPDWLALDRGTISVEQAIERAQARTSLNPEGIARIYANLCTSLLALPNTMEAMHRAKAQGVPVYILSNMQDHAWKYLESTFDCWDACEGVVVSCEAGLIKPDPAIYQHLCEKFAVTPQSCVFVDDMAENIEAAKAFGMQGVQLTDKHAGGQLIDELIARIVAGRN, from the coding sequence ATGCTCAACAACCTGATACTGGATATTGGTAATGTTATTTGCGACTGGAATCCTGATGGACTGGTAGCCAGTGCCTTCCAGGTGCCTGCCGAACAGCAAGAAGCCTTGTCTGTGACCGTCGGAAACCCTGACTGGCTGGCGCTGGATCGTGGCACCATTAGCGTGGAGCAGGCCATCGAGCGAGCCCAGGCAAGGACCTCTCTGAATCCGGAAGGCATCGCCAGAATCTATGCGAATCTGTGCACCTCGCTACTGGCACTGCCCAATACGATGGAAGCCATGCACCGCGCCAAGGCTCAGGGCGTGCCTGTTTATATACTGTCGAACATGCAGGACCATGCATGGAAATATCTGGAATCCACGTTCGACTGCTGGGATGCTTGCGAAGGGGTCGTCGTGTCCTGCGAGGCGGGGCTTATCAAGCCGGACCCCGCTATCTATCAGCACCTGTGTGAGAAGTTCGCCGTCACTCCACAAAGCTGTGTTTTTGTCGATGACATGGCTGAGAATATTGAAGCTGCCAAAGCTTTTGGCATGCAAGGCGTGCAGTTGACTGATAAACACGCAGGCGGACAACTGATTGATGAGCTGATTGCCAGAATTGTTGCCGGGCGAAATTGA